A stretch of the Chitinophagaceae bacterium genome encodes the following:
- a CDS encoding HAMP domain-containing histidine kinase: MKNRTIQIITLMAIISMAGIVVLQIFWFRKAFDVHEKEFDQNVFTSLQRVAEQLLQMNNQQIPNARLVDQLSGNYFVVSVNGEIDTKVLESLLKAEFKSRGLTSDFEYGVYDCNHQKLVYGNYVSFQEDETYRAPRELPQWKNDLYYFSVNFPDKSNHLIDSMSIWLFSSLVLLVVVLFFAFALITIFRQKQLSEIQKDFVNNMTHEFKTPVSTILVTSRLLNKPEIQQQPEIIERYSNLIQQEALRLKNQVERVLQVAVWDQKKMKYRLGEVDIHECLEQAITSVEQIILEKGGRLEKHFNAENPFIQGDRMHITNTFFNLLDNAVKYCLKPPVMVISTANAGNEIGISVADNGIGIDKKNISRIFDRFFRVSTGDVHDVKGFGLGLYYVRHVVRDHHGHIKVKSEPDQGTTININFPQKK, translated from the coding sequence ATGAAAAACCGGACGATACAAATCATTACACTGATGGCCATTATTTCGATGGCTGGTATTGTAGTGCTGCAGATCTTCTGGTTTCGGAAAGCTTTTGATGTGCATGAAAAGGAATTTGATCAGAATGTATTTACATCACTTCAACGTGTAGCGGAACAGTTGCTGCAGATGAACAACCAGCAGATTCCAAATGCGCGTTTAGTGGATCAGTTGTCAGGTAATTATTTTGTGGTGAGTGTGAATGGAGAGATTGATACCAAGGTGCTGGAATCATTGCTGAAAGCTGAATTTAAGTCGCGTGGTCTAACAAGCGATTTTGAATACGGCGTTTATGATTGTAACCATCAGAAGCTGGTATACGGTAATTATGTTTCATTTCAGGAAGATGAAACCTACCGGGCACCACGCGAATTGCCGCAATGGAAAAACGACCTGTATTATTTCTCCGTCAACTTTCCTGATAAGTCGAACCACCTGATTGACTCTATGAGTATCTGGCTTTTTTCGTCATTGGTATTGCTGGTGGTGGTTTTGTTTTTTGCTTTTGCATTAATTACTATTTTCCGTCAGAAGCAATTGTCGGAGATTCAGAAAGATTTCGTGAATAACATGACGCATGAATTCAAGACCCCTGTTTCTACCATACTTGTAACCTCCAGATTGCTGAACAAACCTGAGATACAACAGCAACCGGAAATCATCGAACGCTATTCAAACCTGATACAACAGGAAGCATTGCGTTTAAAGAATCAGGTTGAGCGGGTATTGCAGGTGGCAGTCTGGGATCAGAAAAAAATGAAGTACCGGCTGGGAGAAGTGGATATTCATGAATGTCTTGAACAGGCAATTACCAGCGTAGAGCAGATTATCCTGGAGAAAGGCGGCAGACTTGAGAAACATTTTAACGCTGAAAATCCCTTTATACAAGGTGATCGCATGCATATCACGAATACATTTTTTAACCTGTTGGATAATGCGGTAAAATATTGTCTGAAGCCACCTGTCATGGTTATCAGCACAGCAAATGCCGGAAATGAAATCGGGATTTCTGTTGCAGATAACGGTATTGGTATTGACAAAAAAAATATAAGCCGCATCTTCGATCGTTTTTTCCGCGTGTCAACCGGTGATGTGCACGATGTAAAGGGTTTCGGATTGGGTTTGTATTATGTGCGGCATGTTGTACGCGACCATCACGGACACATAAAAGTAAAAAGTGAACCTGACCAGGGAACCACGATAAACATTAATTTTCCTCAAAAAAAATAG
- a CDS encoding response regulator transcription factor has product MQAEKARVLLVEDDKSLASVIRDYLSISGYQVTLCEDGQSALNIFKNNKFDLCILDVMMPKKDGYAVAQEIRKTEEAIPILFLTSKSGKEDRIKGFKSGGDDFITKPFNIEELVLRMEVFLKRSRTNHSKQKTFQLGSILFDYTNFELSVNQPQGLQDKRKAGVTETVVDKRKLTEKEAEILYALCSNLHNVVKRDELLMKVWGSDDYFLGRSLDVFISKLRKYLTVDPQVEIENHHGVGFKLTVKAN; this is encoded by the coding sequence ATGCAGGCAGAAAAAGCCAGGGTATTACTGGTAGAAGATGACAAGAGCCTTGCTTCGGTGATCCGGGATTATTTGTCCATCTCCGGATACCAGGTTACACTTTGTGAAGACGGACAATCGGCGTTGAACATATTTAAGAATAATAAATTTGATCTGTGTATTCTCGATGTAATGATGCCAAAAAAAGATGGCTATGCTGTGGCTCAGGAAATCAGGAAAACAGAAGAAGCTATACCAATTTTATTTCTTACGTCGAAATCAGGCAAGGAAGACCGCATCAAGGGATTTAAATCCGGCGGCGATGATTTTATCACCAAACCGTTTAACATCGAAGAACTGGTGTTGCGTATGGAAGTTTTTTTGAAACGAAGCAGAACGAATCATTCCAAGCAAAAAACATTTCAACTCGGCTCCATACTTTTTGATTACACGAATTTTGAATTGAGCGTAAATCAGCCGCAGGGCTTGCAGGATAAACGTAAAGCAGGCGTAACTGAAACAGTGGTCGACAAACGAAAACTTACAGAGAAGGAAGCGGAGATTTTATATGCGCTTTGCAGTAACCTGCACAATGTGGTGAAACGTGATGAACTGCTGATGAAGGTCTGGGGCAGCGATGATTATTTTCTCGGCCGCTCGCTCGATGTTTTTATTTCAAAACTGCGTAAATATTTAACCGTCGATCCACAGGTGGAAATTGAAAACCATCATGGTGTTGGTTTTAAGCTGACGGTGAAAGCTAATTAA
- a CDS encoding DUF2807 domain-containing protein, translated as MFIRNSLFILMLLSWCIISCKHPVTGNGNIISDERTPENFESVDLLGAAEVEIIQGNVYKVVVKSDENIVPLVGTKVNDRKLTISTVDEINLAHSKISIQITCPSINSVNISGAGDLIINSFHQPNIKVSVHGAGNVKFANSECDTVYATLSGAGNMYVNAKNYLEATVNGVGNIEYSGDPTVKSKVSGVGNVSQKK; from the coding sequence ATGTTCATTCGCAATTCCCTTTTTATTTTAATGCTGCTGAGCTGGTGCATCATTTCTTGCAAACATCCCGTTACAGGCAATGGTAATATTATCTCTGACGAACGTACACCTGAAAATTTTGAATCAGTAGATTTACTGGGCGCGGCTGAAGTGGAAATTATACAAGGAAATGTATACAAAGTAGTTGTGAAAAGTGATGAAAACATAGTTCCATTGGTTGGAACAAAAGTGAATGACCGGAAATTAACTATTTCGACAGTTGATGAAATCAATCTTGCCCATTCTAAAATTTCTATTCAGATTACCTGTCCGTCCATTAATTCGGTTAACATATCAGGCGCTGGTGATTTAATTATTAATTCCTTTCATCAGCCAAATATCAAAGTGAGTGTACACGGGGCCGGCAATGTGAAGTTTGCCAACAGTGAATGCGATACTGTATATGCAACATTATCAGGTGCTGGAAACATGTATGTGAATGCAAAAAATTATCTGGAAGCAACTGTAAATGGCGTCGGAAATATTGAATATTCAGGCGATCCAACAGTGAAGTCAAAGGTGTCAGGTGTAGGGAATGTGAGTCAAAAAAAATAG
- a CDS encoding sugar transferase, with the protein MYLFTKRIFDATVAAIALVLLSPLFVVIGIFILFDSGFPVFFLQKRVGLHQRPFSMFKFRTMHTGADRQGLLTVGIDDNRITRIGKFLRRYKLDELPQLINVFIGNMSLVGPRPEVQKYVDLYSEEQLKVLEVKPGITDPVSLAFFNENERIARYTDPEEGYIKEVMPEKLRMNLEYLQHRNFSNDLTILFKTIKRIFS; encoded by the coding sequence ATGTACCTGTTCACCAAAAGGATTTTTGACGCAACTGTAGCCGCCATCGCGCTGGTATTGCTGTCTCCCCTGTTCGTGGTAATTGGCATTTTTATCCTCTTTGATTCGGGCTTTCCGGTTTTCTTCCTTCAAAAAAGAGTCGGCCTTCACCAACGTCCCTTCAGTATGTTCAAATTCAGAACGATGCATACCGGCGCCGACCGGCAAGGGTTGCTAACCGTCGGTATTGATGACAACAGGATTACTCGAATCGGAAAATTTCTCAGGCGCTACAAACTTGATGAGTTACCTCAACTGATCAATGTATTCATTGGAAATATGAGCCTCGTAGGTCCGCGACCCGAAGTTCAAAAGTATGTTGACCTTTATTCCGAAGAACAACTTAAGGTATTGGAAGTAAAGCCGGGCATTACCGATCCCGTTTCACTGGCATTTTTTAATGAAAATGAACGCATCGCAAGATATACTGACCCGGAGGAAGGATACATAAAAGAAGTAATGCCAGAAAAACTGCGGATGAACCTTGAATATCTTCAGCACAGAAATTTTAGCAACGATCTGACAATTCTTTTCAAAACCATTAAAAGAATTTTTTCCTGA
- a CDS encoding DegT/DnrJ/EryC1/StrS family aminotransferase, translated as MIPFSPPHIDQAIINEVVDALKSGWITTGPKTKQLEKNLAAYVKAEQVLCVNSATAGLELMLRWFGVKEGDEVILPAYTYSATANVVIHCGAKPVLVDVKADDFNISVQKIRAAITTRTKVIMPVDLGGLPCDYKAINQLVNDEAVKKNFSSNTPAQQTLGRILVLSDAAHSIGASYQEKKTGTLADATVFSFHAVKNLTTAEGGAVCLNLPSPFKNEIIYQQLNTKSLHGQNKDALAKMQKGNWEYDIVEAGMKCNMPDVLAAIGLATLREYEAVQLPRRKLIVQKYLEAFSKFDWAQLPVVHTADKESSYHLFMLRIKDIDVIGRNAIIQKIFDQDVAVNVHFKPLPLLTYYKNLGYRMEDYPVAFDNYAREISLPVYVDLTDEQMNMVVNAVAHAVKEIIPG; from the coding sequence TTGATCCCCTTCTCCCCACCACACATCGACCAGGCCATCATCAACGAAGTAGTTGATGCATTAAAATCGGGTTGGATTACTACCGGACCGAAGACCAAACAACTCGAAAAAAACCTTGCCGCTTATGTAAAGGCTGAGCAGGTATTGTGTGTGAATTCAGCTACCGCCGGCCTTGAATTGATGCTTCGTTGGTTTGGAGTTAAGGAAGGAGATGAAGTTATATTGCCGGCGTATACGTATTCTGCTACTGCCAATGTAGTGATTCATTGTGGTGCCAAACCGGTATTGGTTGATGTGAAGGCAGATGATTTTAATATTTCAGTACAGAAGATAAGAGCGGCCATCACCACACGGACAAAAGTGATTATGCCGGTGGACCTTGGAGGCTTGCCTTGCGATTATAAAGCGATCAATCAACTGGTAAATGATGAGGCGGTGAAAAAGAATTTCTCTTCAAACACACCTGCGCAACAAACACTTGGCAGAATCCTGGTCCTTTCTGATGCAGCGCATTCAATCGGCGCTTCTTACCAGGAAAAGAAGACCGGCACATTGGCAGATGCCACCGTTTTTTCATTTCATGCCGTTAAAAATCTGACCACTGCCGAAGGTGGTGCCGTTTGCCTGAACCTGCCCTCACCATTTAAGAATGAAATTATTTATCAGCAACTGAATACGAAATCGCTGCACGGACAGAATAAAGATGCACTTGCAAAAATGCAGAAAGGCAACTGGGAATATGATATTGTAGAAGCCGGTATGAAATGCAACATGCCTGATGTGCTGGCTGCAATCGGACTCGCGACGCTTCGGGAATATGAAGCTGTGCAACTGCCAAGAAGGAAGCTTATTGTTCAAAAATACCTGGAAGCATTCAGCAAATTTGATTGGGCGCAATTACCCGTTGTTCATACAGCAGACAAAGAATCATCTTATCACTTGTTTATGCTTCGGATCAAAGACATTGATGTAATTGGACGCAATGCCATCATTCAAAAAATTTTCGATCAGGATGTTGCTGTCAACGTTCATTTCAAACCACTGCCACTGCTCACCTACTATAAAAATCTTGGATACAGGATGGAAGATTATCCGGTGGCTTTCGACAATTATGCGCGCGAAATTTCTCTTCCGGTGTATGTGGATTTAACGGACGAACAAATGAATATGGTGGTGAATGCAGTTGCACATGCAGTGAAGGAAATCATTCCTGGTTAA
- a CDS encoding glycosyltransferase family 2 protein — protein MKKVSVVIPCRNEKDFIEACIQSIVDADYPEELLEIIVCDGLSDDGTTDILEKLKIKIPILHIVINQKKITPAARNLGIQNASGDYILIFDAHADMAANYILENATILDRQPEVWCSGGSWKSCYTNELSRNIAHAMSSPFGVGNAYFRIGQQSGYTDTVGMPMYRSSVFQNIGLFDETLLRNQDDEYNYRVEKAGGRIWFTNQTYSNYYVRPSWKKLFSQYFQYGYWKVYVNKKHKTVTTIRQLVPLFFVTFLISGIFVSLFQQSLSRLYILILIIYLALGFGSAAKFSRQPKDLLQIFISFFILHFSYGSGYANGILDFLILRKKKG, from the coding sequence ATGAAAAAGGTCAGCGTAGTCATTCCCTGCCGCAATGAAAAAGATTTTATTGAAGCCTGTATTCAATCCATTGTTGATGCTGATTATCCTGAAGAATTGCTCGAGATTATTGTTTGTGATGGATTGAGTGATGATGGAACAACTGACATTCTCGAAAAATTAAAAATAAAAATTCCCATCCTGCACATCGTAATCAACCAGAAAAAAATCACACCGGCAGCACGAAATCTTGGTATTCAAAATGCATCCGGAGATTACATTCTCATTTTTGATGCACATGCTGACATGGCTGCGAATTACATTTTGGAAAATGCAACCATTCTTGACCGTCAGCCGGAGGTTTGGTGCAGTGGTGGTAGTTGGAAAAGCTGTTACACGAATGAACTCTCAAGAAACATAGCACATGCAATGTCATCTCCATTTGGTGTGGGAAACGCTTACTTTCGCATCGGTCAGCAAAGCGGTTATACCGACACGGTCGGTATGCCCATGTACCGGAGTTCAGTATTTCAAAACATAGGACTTTTTGATGAAACACTCCTCCGAAACCAGGATGATGAATATAATTACCGCGTTGAAAAAGCAGGTGGCCGCATCTGGTTCACCAATCAAACGTATTCAAATTATTATGTGCGGCCGAGCTGGAAAAAATTATTCAGCCAGTATTTTCAATATGGTTACTGGAAAGTGTATGTGAACAAAAAGCACAAAACTGTTACCACTATAAGACAGTTGGTTCCACTGTTCTTTGTAACATTTTTGATCAGCGGAATATTCGTTTCACTTTTTCAGCAATCACTCAGCCGTCTTTACATTCTCATCCTGATCATTTATTTAGCCTTGGGCTTTGGATCTGCCGCAAAATTCTCCAGGCAACCCAAAGACCTCCTGCAGATTTTCATTTCGTTTTTCATTCTTCACTTTTCTTATGGCAGCGGTTACGCAAATGGGATCCTGGATTTTCTGATCCTTCGAAAGAAAAAAGGTTGA